A single region of the Pogoniulus pusillus isolate bPogPus1 chromosome Z, bPogPus1.pri, whole genome shotgun sequence genome encodes:
- the UBQLN1 gene encoding ubiquilin-1 isoform X1: MSESAEGPAGGSNPPSCPTQGAAASTEPRIIKVTVKTPKEKEEFAVSETSSIRQFKEEISKRFKSHTDQLVLIFAGKILKDQDTLTQHGIHDGLTVHLVIKTQNRSQDHPAQQANSTGTTATTSSSSSSTSSPSSTTSNPFSLGGIGGLAGLNSLGLSTSNFSELQSQMQRQLMSNPEMMVQIMENPFVQSMLSNPDLMRQLIMANPQMQQLIQRNPEISHMLNNPDIMRQTLELARNPAMMQEMMRNQDRALSNLESIPGGYNALRRMYTDIQEPMLNAAQEQFGGNPFASLVSNASTGGDSQPSRTENRDPLPNPWAPQSSSQTSTTNTSSSSESGGSSSAGNSTSGSTGQSTAVPNLGPGLGAGMFNTPGMQSLLQQIAENPQLMQNMLSAPYMRSMMQSLSQNPDLAVQMMLNNPLFAGNPQLQEQMRQQLPTFLQQMQNPDTLSAMSNPRAMQALLQIQQGLQTLATEAPGLIPGLNPGVGGLGSTGAPAGSTVPSSVPSENTSPASGTAESGHQQFVQQMLQALAGANASQLQNPEVRFQQQLEQLSAMGFLNREANLQALIATGGDINAAIERLLGSQPS; this comes from the exons ATGTCGGAGAGCGCGGAAGGTCCTGCGGGGGGTAGCAACCCCCCAAGCTGCCCCACCCAGGGCGCTGCCGCTTCCACCGAGCCGCGGATCATCAAAGTCACGGTGAAGACTcccaaagagaaggaagagtttGCTGTGTCTGAAACCAGCAGTATCCGGCAG TTCAAGGAAGAAATCTCTAAGCGCTTCAAGTCCCATACTGATCAGCTTGTGTTGATATTTGCTGGAAAGATTTTAAAAGATCAAGATACCTTGACACAGCATGGAATTCATGATGGACTCACTGTTCACCTGGTTATCAAAACACAAAACAG atcacaggatcatccAGCGCAACAAGCAAACAGCACTGGGACTACTGCTACCACATCTTCATCAAGCAGTAGTACCTCATCACCATCTTCAACAACTAGTAACCCTTTTAGCTTGG GTGGTATTGGTGGTTTGGCAGGTCTGAATAGCCTGGGCTTAAGTACATCAAACTTCTCAGAGTTACAGAGTCAGATGCAACGGCAACTTATGTCCAACCCAGAAATGATGGTTCAGATAATGGAAAATCCATTTGTTCAGAGCATGCTTTCAAATCCTGACTTGATGAGGCAGTTAATTATGGCTAATCCTCAAATGCAGCAACTGATACAAAGAAATCCAGAAATCAGTCACATGCTGAATAATCCAGATATAATGAGACAG ACACTAGAACTTGCTAGAAACCCTGCAATGATGCAGGAAATGATGCGAAACCAAGAccgagccttgagcaaccttgaAAGTATACCTGGGGGATACAATGCCTTACGACGTATGTACACGGATATTCAGGAGCCAATGTTGAATGCAGCGCAGGAGCAG TTTGGAGGTAACCCATTTGCTTCTTTAGTAAGCAATGCATCAACAGGAGGAGACAGTCAGCCGTCTCGTACAGAAAACAGAGATCCTCTACCAAAtccctgggctcctcaatccagcTCACAGACATCCACAACAAATACAAGCTCCAGTAGTGAGAGCGGTGGCAGTAGTAGTGCTGGAAACAGCACCTCTGGGAGTACAGGACAGAGCACAGCTGTACCAAATTTGGGACCTGGACTAGGAG ctGGTATGTTCAACACACCAGGAATGCAGAGCTTACTACAGCAGATAGCAGAAAATCCACAACTGATGCAGAATATGTTGTCTGCACCCTATATGAGGAGCATGATGCAGTCATTAAGCCAGAATCCTGATCTTGCAGTACAG ATGATGTTGAATAATCCTTTATTTGCTGGAAATCCTCAACTTCAGGAGCAAATGAGACAACAACTTCCAACTTTTCTTCAGCAA ATGCAGAATCCTGACACGTTATCAGCTATGTCAAACCCTAGAGCaatgcaggctttgctgcagatTCAGCAGGGCTTGCAGACACTAGCAACAGAAGCACCAGGGCTTATACCAGG GCTTAATCCTGGTGTAGGTGGACTAGGAAGCACTGGGGCTCCTGCAGGGTCCACTGTACCTAGTTCTGTTCCCAGTGAGAATAcaagtccagcatcaggaacTGCTGAATCTGGTCACCAGCAATTTGTCCAGCAAATGTTGCAAGCACTTGCTGGTGCAAATGCTTCG CAGTTACAGAATCCAGAAGTTCGGTTTCAGCAAcaactggagcagctgagtgccatgggctttCTGAACCGTGAAGCAAACTTACAAGCACTAATAGCAACAGGAGGAGACATCAATGCAGCTATTGAAAGGCTGCTCGGCTCTCAGCCTTCATAG
- the UBQLN1 gene encoding ubiquilin-1 isoform X2 produces MSESAEGPAGGSNPPSCPTQGAAASTEPRIIKVTVKTPKEKEEFAVSETSSIRQFKEEISKRFKSHTDQLVLIFAGKILKDQDTLTQHGIHDGLTVHLVIKTQNRSQDHPAQQANSTGTTATTSSSSSSTSSPSSTTSNPFSLGGIGGLAGLNSLGLSTSNFSELQSQMQRQLMSNPEMMVQIMENPFVQSMLSNPDLMRQLIMANPQMQQLIQRNPEISHMLNNPDIMRQTLELARNPAMMQEMMRNQDRALSNLESIPGGYNALRRMYTDIQEPMLNAAQEQFGGNPFASLVSNASTGGDSQPSRTENRDPLPNPWAPQSSSQTSTTNTSSSSESGGSSSAGNSTSGSTGQSTAVPNLGPGLGAGMFNTPGMQSLLQQIAENPQLMQNMLSAPYMRSMMQSLSQNPDLAVQMMLNNPLFAGNPQLQEQMRQQLPTFLQQMQNPDTLSAMSNPRAMQALLQIQQGLQTLATEAPGLIPGLNPGVGGLGSTGAPAGSTVPSSVPSENTSPASGTAESGHQQFVQQMLQALAGANASLQNPEVRFQQQLEQLSAMGFLNREANLQALIATGGDINAAIERLLGSQPS; encoded by the exons ATGTCGGAGAGCGCGGAAGGTCCTGCGGGGGGTAGCAACCCCCCAAGCTGCCCCACCCAGGGCGCTGCCGCTTCCACCGAGCCGCGGATCATCAAAGTCACGGTGAAGACTcccaaagagaaggaagagtttGCTGTGTCTGAAACCAGCAGTATCCGGCAG TTCAAGGAAGAAATCTCTAAGCGCTTCAAGTCCCATACTGATCAGCTTGTGTTGATATTTGCTGGAAAGATTTTAAAAGATCAAGATACCTTGACACAGCATGGAATTCATGATGGACTCACTGTTCACCTGGTTATCAAAACACAAAACAG atcacaggatcatccAGCGCAACAAGCAAACAGCACTGGGACTACTGCTACCACATCTTCATCAAGCAGTAGTACCTCATCACCATCTTCAACAACTAGTAACCCTTTTAGCTTGG GTGGTATTGGTGGTTTGGCAGGTCTGAATAGCCTGGGCTTAAGTACATCAAACTTCTCAGAGTTACAGAGTCAGATGCAACGGCAACTTATGTCCAACCCAGAAATGATGGTTCAGATAATGGAAAATCCATTTGTTCAGAGCATGCTTTCAAATCCTGACTTGATGAGGCAGTTAATTATGGCTAATCCTCAAATGCAGCAACTGATACAAAGAAATCCAGAAATCAGTCACATGCTGAATAATCCAGATATAATGAGACAG ACACTAGAACTTGCTAGAAACCCTGCAATGATGCAGGAAATGATGCGAAACCAAGAccgagccttgagcaaccttgaAAGTATACCTGGGGGATACAATGCCTTACGACGTATGTACACGGATATTCAGGAGCCAATGTTGAATGCAGCGCAGGAGCAG TTTGGAGGTAACCCATTTGCTTCTTTAGTAAGCAATGCATCAACAGGAGGAGACAGTCAGCCGTCTCGTACAGAAAACAGAGATCCTCTACCAAAtccctgggctcctcaatccagcTCACAGACATCCACAACAAATACAAGCTCCAGTAGTGAGAGCGGTGGCAGTAGTAGTGCTGGAAACAGCACCTCTGGGAGTACAGGACAGAGCACAGCTGTACCAAATTTGGGACCTGGACTAGGAG ctGGTATGTTCAACACACCAGGAATGCAGAGCTTACTACAGCAGATAGCAGAAAATCCACAACTGATGCAGAATATGTTGTCTGCACCCTATATGAGGAGCATGATGCAGTCATTAAGCCAGAATCCTGATCTTGCAGTACAG ATGATGTTGAATAATCCTTTATTTGCTGGAAATCCTCAACTTCAGGAGCAAATGAGACAACAACTTCCAACTTTTCTTCAGCAA ATGCAGAATCCTGACACGTTATCAGCTATGTCAAACCCTAGAGCaatgcaggctttgctgcagatTCAGCAGGGCTTGCAGACACTAGCAACAGAAGCACCAGGGCTTATACCAGG GCTTAATCCTGGTGTAGGTGGACTAGGAAGCACTGGGGCTCCTGCAGGGTCCACTGTACCTAGTTCTGTTCCCAGTGAGAATAcaagtccagcatcaggaacTGCTGAATCTGGTCACCAGCAATTTGTCCAGCAAATGTTGCAAGCACTTGCTGGTGCAAATGCTTCG TTACAGAATCCAGAAGTTCGGTTTCAGCAAcaactggagcagctgagtgccatgggctttCTGAACCGTGAAGCAAACTTACAAGCACTAATAGCAACAGGAGGAGACATCAATGCAGCTATTGAAAGGCTGCTCGGCTCTCAGCCTTCATAG